The Argonema galeatum A003/A1 genome segment TGCACGGCGATCGCGGCGGTAGCGACGATCCAGCCCTGGTAGGCGGTATTGCCAGCGTCTCTGGGCGTAGCGTGGTAATGCTAGGCCATCAAAAAGGCCGGGATACCAAGGACAACGTTCTCCGCAATTTTGGTATGGCTTCCCCAGGCGGGTATCGCAAAGCAATGCGGCTGATGGAACACGCCAACCGCTTTGGAATGCCTATTTTCACTTTTATTGACACTCCGGGTGCTTGGCCGGGTTCGGAGGCAGAAGAACTGGGTCAAGGAGAAGCGATCGCCTATAATTTGCGAGAGATGTTTGGCCTTGATGTTCCCATCCTTTGCACTGTCATCGGCGAAGGCGGTTCTGGCGGTGCTTTGGGTATTGGCGTAGGCGATCGACTGTTGATGTTTGAACATTCAGTTTATTATGTCGCCAGCCCAGAAGCCTGTGCTTCTATTCTCTGGAAAGATGCCTCCAAAGCCCCTCAAGCGGCAGAAGCACTCAAAATTACGGCTTGGGATCTCAAAAATCTCGGTATTCTAGACGAACTGTTGCCCGAACCGACTAGCGGAGCCCACTCCGAACCCCTCAAAGCTGCCGCTACCCTTAAGCAGGCTCTCCTGAACCATCTGGAAGAACTAACCCAGATGACAAGCCAACAGCGTCGCGAGTTGCGCTATCAAAAGTTTCGTCGCATTGGTGTTTTCACCGAAATATCAGCTTGAAATTTTGGATCTAACAATCCACTTTTGGAGTGATAGAATTATAAATGTTACAATTGTTTACATAGCTCTCATTTTGGGCTGGCTCTAGGTGGGCTGGGCGGCATAAGCGCAAAACGCCTGAAATGGGAGCTAGCACAAAGCGGTAAGGTCGTTTGCCAAAAGCAAATACCTTGAAGCGATGGGATGTTCCATCCAAGTGTCTAAAAATTTAATTAATGAGTGCTTCAACCGAAAAACGCGCCCTGATTACAGGAGCAAGCAGTGGAATTGGCAAGGCAACAGCTTTAGCATTTGCCGGGGCTGGAATTCACGTAGCGTTAGTCAGCCGTGACCTGGAAAAATTGACAGTGGTAGCCCAAAACGCGATCG includes the following:
- a CDS encoding acetyl-CoA carboxylase carboxyltransferase subunit alpha — translated: MASPDRKPLLLDFEKPLAELETRIDQIRQLASENGVDVSEQIRQLEARSVQLRHEIFTSLSPAQRLQLARHPRRPSTLDYIQAISDEWMELHGDRGGSDDPALVGGIASVSGRSVVMLGHQKGRDTKDNVLRNFGMASPGGYRKAMRLMEHANRFGMPIFTFIDTPGAWPGSEAEELGQGEAIAYNLREMFGLDVPILCTVIGEGGSGGALGIGVGDRLLMFEHSVYYVASPEACASILWKDASKAPQAAEALKITAWDLKNLGILDELLPEPTSGAHSEPLKAAATLKQALLNHLEELTQMTSQQRRELRYQKFRRIGVFTEISA